In Hippocampus zosterae strain Florida chromosome 3, ASM2543408v3, whole genome shotgun sequence, a genomic segment contains:
- the LOC127597586 gene encoding interleukin-17 receptor A isoform X2 yields MIHVAFFCSCLATGFAASSYLWIADCNQPGLDNCTIKYNCTDTFKVVPSRSAPTAPEWGPDYVGIGKDHHLSVPIMNVTWRLKADASVLTLQGSQLRIVDQHTNQSVCVHFTFSVDRQLNPNFSKWAFSLSRVSVEAGHTYTLTASNLPQPDVGDNAITKQVTVPGCDDEIIRNSQMCLENGSLWDAQVATAFSLGKHQMLSVFVGFEADKHSDLYQVSIQSDGIHFSKSVSKENRTSLNVTFGLDLSKLLKCELLITIKPFFKRCVNNGCRLEQMNINYCLYIPPRNAVIKGAVGVVFVGVCFAYLLWAASYKDLVGMASSAADQQPQCLQLSAFLTAKCGIEVILDLLDSTRLGILGRIQWLDWQREQIEGSSDKILLLCSQGVQAKWRAMCGEKRVLLREDLHSPVGDMLTPALGLIVPHLVRRATFEKYMVAYFEDVCSPEDVPSPFHVTVRYNLMKQFEELFFRILDAEKHGPGRVCHIEGLAEGEYHRCPSGRALQEALGAFREYQLKHPQWFDEELVEELEVEE; encoded by the exons ATGATCCATGTGGCATTCTTCTGCTCGTGTTTGGCCACTGGCTTTGCAGCCTCATCTTACCTTTGGATAGCGGACTGTAACCAGCCG GGTCTCGATAACTGCACAATTAAGT atAACTGCACGGACACATTCAAGGTGGTGCCCAGTCGCAGTGCTCCCACCGCACCTGAGTGGGGCCCAGACTACGTGGGAATTGGTAAGGACCACCATCTGTCCGTTCCCATTATGAATGTGACGTGGAGGCTAAAAGCAGATG CAAGTGTTCTGACACTCCAGGGGTCACAGTTGCGTATTGTTGATCAACATACAAATcaaagcgtgtgtgtgcacttCACTTTCAGTGTCGACCGGCAGCTCAATCCCAATTTTAGCAAG TGGGCATTTTCGTTATCTCGGGTGTCGGTGGAGGCCGGCCACACGTACACACTGACGGCGTCTAATTTGCCGCAACCTGACGTTGGCGATAACGCCATCACAAAGCAAGTGACAGTACCAG GATGTGACGACGAAATAATTCGAAACTCCCAGATGTGTTTGGAAAATG GTAGCCTTTGGGACGCTCAAGTCGCAACTGCTTTCTCATTGGGGAAGCATCAAATGCTGTCGGTTTTTGTGGGCTTTGAGGCTGACAAGCATTCCGACCTATACCAGGTCTCCATCCAGAGTGATGGCATCCATTTCTCAAAGAGTGTGTCCAAG GAGAACAGAACATCTTTAAACGTCACCTTTGGCCTGGATCTGTCAAAGCTACTAAAATGTGAACTGCTGATAACA aTTAAGCCATTTTTCAAACGATGCGTGAATAACGGCTGTCGTCTCGAACAAATGAATATCAATTACTGTTTGT atATCCCACCACGGAATGCAGTGATTAAGGGTGCAGTGGGGGTGGTCTTTGttggtgtttgttttgcctATCTTCTGTGGGCTGCATCCTACAAAG ATCTCGTCGGTATGGCGTCATCAGCTGCCGACCAACAACCGCAATGTTTGCAG CTCTCCGCCTTCCTGACGGCCAAATGCGGCATTGAGGTGATCCTGGATCTACTGGATTCCACCCGACTGGGAATACTGGGCCGCATCCAGTGGCTGGACTGGCAGAGAGAACAAATCGAAGGCTCTTCAGATAAGATCCTCCTCCTGTGCTCGCAAGGAGTGCAAGCCAAATGGAGAGCCATGTGCGGCGAGAAGCGGGTTCTCCTGAGGGAAGACCTGCACTCGCCCGTGGGCGACATGCTCACTCCGGCTCTCGGCCTCATCGTCCCTCATCTGGTGCGCCGCGCTACCTTCGAGAAGTACATGGTGGCTTACTTTGAAGACGTTTGTTCCCCGGAAGACGTCCCCTCGCCTTTCCACGTCACGGTTCGATACAACCTCATGAAGCAGTTCGAAGAGCTCTTCTTCAGAATCCTGGATGCCGAAAAGCACGGGCCGGGTAGAGTTTGTCACATTGAAGGACTTGCAGAGGGTGAGTATCACCGCTGCCCCTCAGGTCGAGCCTTGCAGGAGGCCTTAGGGGCTTTCCGGGAGTACCAGCTGAAGCACCCGCAGTGGTTTGATGAGGAACTAGTGGAAGAATTGGAAGTTGAGGAGTAA
- the LOC127597586 gene encoding interleukin-17 receptor A isoform X1: MIHVAFFCSCLATGFAASSYLWIADCNQPGLDNCTIKYNCTDTFKVVPSRSAPTAPEWGPDYVGIGKDHHLSVPIMNVTWRLKADASVLTLQGSQLRIVDQHTNQSVCVHFTFSVDRQLNPNFSKWAFSLSRVSVEAGHTYTLTASNLPQPDVGDNAITKQVTVPGCDDEIIRNSQMCLENGSLWDAQVATAFSLGKHQMLSVFVGFEADKHSDLYQVSIQSDGIHFSKSVSKENRTSLNVTFGLDLSKLLKCELLITIKPFFKRCVNNGCRLEQMNINYCLYIPPRNAVIKGAVGVVFVGVCFAYLLWAASYKDLVGMASSAADQQPQCLQVPERKKVFILYSLDHPLYKNIVLKLSAFLTAKCGIEVILDLLDSTRLGILGRIQWLDWQREQIEGSSDKILLLCSQGVQAKWRAMCGEKRVLLREDLHSPVGDMLTPALGLIVPHLVRRATFEKYMVAYFEDVCSPEDVPSPFHVTVRYNLMKQFEELFFRILDAEKHGPGRVCHIEGLAEGEYHRCPSGRALQEALGAFREYQLKHPQWFDEELVEELEVEE; the protein is encoded by the exons ATGATCCATGTGGCATTCTTCTGCTCGTGTTTGGCCACTGGCTTTGCAGCCTCATCTTACCTTTGGATAGCGGACTGTAACCAGCCG GGTCTCGATAACTGCACAATTAAGT atAACTGCACGGACACATTCAAGGTGGTGCCCAGTCGCAGTGCTCCCACCGCACCTGAGTGGGGCCCAGACTACGTGGGAATTGGTAAGGACCACCATCTGTCCGTTCCCATTATGAATGTGACGTGGAGGCTAAAAGCAGATG CAAGTGTTCTGACACTCCAGGGGTCACAGTTGCGTATTGTTGATCAACATACAAATcaaagcgtgtgtgtgcacttCACTTTCAGTGTCGACCGGCAGCTCAATCCCAATTTTAGCAAG TGGGCATTTTCGTTATCTCGGGTGTCGGTGGAGGCCGGCCACACGTACACACTGACGGCGTCTAATTTGCCGCAACCTGACGTTGGCGATAACGCCATCACAAAGCAAGTGACAGTACCAG GATGTGACGACGAAATAATTCGAAACTCCCAGATGTGTTTGGAAAATG GTAGCCTTTGGGACGCTCAAGTCGCAACTGCTTTCTCATTGGGGAAGCATCAAATGCTGTCGGTTTTTGTGGGCTTTGAGGCTGACAAGCATTCCGACCTATACCAGGTCTCCATCCAGAGTGATGGCATCCATTTCTCAAAGAGTGTGTCCAAG GAGAACAGAACATCTTTAAACGTCACCTTTGGCCTGGATCTGTCAAAGCTACTAAAATGTGAACTGCTGATAACA aTTAAGCCATTTTTCAAACGATGCGTGAATAACGGCTGTCGTCTCGAACAAATGAATATCAATTACTGTTTGT atATCCCACCACGGAATGCAGTGATTAAGGGTGCAGTGGGGGTGGTCTTTGttggtgtttgttttgcctATCTTCTGTGGGCTGCATCCTACAAAG ATCTCGTCGGTATGGCGTCATCAGCTGCCGACCAACAACCGCAATGTTTGCAGgtgccagaaagaaaaaaagtcttcatcCTTTACTCCCTTGACCACCCTTTATACAAAAACATCGTCCTCAAGCTCTCCGCCTTCCTGACGGCCAAATGCGGCATTGAGGTGATCCTGGATCTACTGGATTCCACCCGACTGGGAATACTGGGCCGCATCCAGTGGCTGGACTGGCAGAGAGAACAAATCGAAGGCTCTTCAGATAAGATCCTCCTCCTGTGCTCGCAAGGAGTGCAAGCCAAATGGAGAGCCATGTGCGGCGAGAAGCGGGTTCTCCTGAGGGAAGACCTGCACTCGCCCGTGGGCGACATGCTCACTCCGGCTCTCGGCCTCATCGTCCCTCATCTGGTGCGCCGCGCTACCTTCGAGAAGTACATGGTGGCTTACTTTGAAGACGTTTGTTCCCCGGAAGACGTCCCCTCGCCTTTCCACGTCACGGTTCGATACAACCTCATGAAGCAGTTCGAAGAGCTCTTCTTCAGAATCCTGGATGCCGAAAAGCACGGGCCGGGTAGAGTTTGTCACATTGAAGGACTTGCAGAGGGTGAGTATCACCGCTGCCCCTCAGGTCGAGCCTTGCAGGAGGCCTTAGGGGCTTTCCGGGAGTACCAGCTGAAGCACCCGCAGTGGTTTGATGAGGAACTAGTGGAAGAATTGGAAGTTGAGGAGTAA
- the LOC127597586 gene encoding interleukin-17 receptor A isoform X3: MNVTWRLKADASVLTLQGSQLRIVDQHTNQSVCVHFTFSVDRQLNPNFSKWAFSLSRVSVEAGHTYTLTASNLPQPDVGDNAITKQVTVPGCDDEIIRNSQMCLENGSLWDAQVATAFSLGKHQMLSVFVGFEADKHSDLYQVSIQSDGIHFSKSVSKENRTSLNVTFGLDLSKLLKCELLITIKPFFKRCVNNGCRLEQMNINYCLYIPPRNAVIKGAVGVVFVGVCFAYLLWAASYKDLVGMASSAADQQPQCLQVPERKKVFILYSLDHPLYKNIVLKLSAFLTAKCGIEVILDLLDSTRLGILGRIQWLDWQREQIEGSSDKILLLCSQGVQAKWRAMCGEKRVLLREDLHSPVGDMLTPALGLIVPHLVRRATFEKYMVAYFEDVCSPEDVPSPFHVTVRYNLMKQFEELFFRILDAEKHGPGRVCHIEGLAEGEYHRCPSGRALQEALGAFREYQLKHPQWFDEELVEELEVEE; the protein is encoded by the exons ATGAATGTGACGTGGAGGCTAAAAGCAGATG CAAGTGTTCTGACACTCCAGGGGTCACAGTTGCGTATTGTTGATCAACATACAAATcaaagcgtgtgtgtgcacttCACTTTCAGTGTCGACCGGCAGCTCAATCCCAATTTTAGCAAG TGGGCATTTTCGTTATCTCGGGTGTCGGTGGAGGCCGGCCACACGTACACACTGACGGCGTCTAATTTGCCGCAACCTGACGTTGGCGATAACGCCATCACAAAGCAAGTGACAGTACCAG GATGTGACGACGAAATAATTCGAAACTCCCAGATGTGTTTGGAAAATG GTAGCCTTTGGGACGCTCAAGTCGCAACTGCTTTCTCATTGGGGAAGCATCAAATGCTGTCGGTTTTTGTGGGCTTTGAGGCTGACAAGCATTCCGACCTATACCAGGTCTCCATCCAGAGTGATGGCATCCATTTCTCAAAGAGTGTGTCCAAG GAGAACAGAACATCTTTAAACGTCACCTTTGGCCTGGATCTGTCAAAGCTACTAAAATGTGAACTGCTGATAACA aTTAAGCCATTTTTCAAACGATGCGTGAATAACGGCTGTCGTCTCGAACAAATGAATATCAATTACTGTTTGT atATCCCACCACGGAATGCAGTGATTAAGGGTGCAGTGGGGGTGGTCTTTGttggtgtttgttttgcctATCTTCTGTGGGCTGCATCCTACAAAG ATCTCGTCGGTATGGCGTCATCAGCTGCCGACCAACAACCGCAATGTTTGCAGgtgccagaaagaaaaaaagtcttcatcCTTTACTCCCTTGACCACCCTTTATACAAAAACATCGTCCTCAAGCTCTCCGCCTTCCTGACGGCCAAATGCGGCATTGAGGTGATCCTGGATCTACTGGATTCCACCCGACTGGGAATACTGGGCCGCATCCAGTGGCTGGACTGGCAGAGAGAACAAATCGAAGGCTCTTCAGATAAGATCCTCCTCCTGTGCTCGCAAGGAGTGCAAGCCAAATGGAGAGCCATGTGCGGCGAGAAGCGGGTTCTCCTGAGGGAAGACCTGCACTCGCCCGTGGGCGACATGCTCACTCCGGCTCTCGGCCTCATCGTCCCTCATCTGGTGCGCCGCGCTACCTTCGAGAAGTACATGGTGGCTTACTTTGAAGACGTTTGTTCCCCGGAAGACGTCCCCTCGCCTTTCCACGTCACGGTTCGATACAACCTCATGAAGCAGTTCGAAGAGCTCTTCTTCAGAATCCTGGATGCCGAAAAGCACGGGCCGGGTAGAGTTTGTCACATTGAAGGACTTGCAGAGGGTGAGTATCACCGCTGCCCCTCAGGTCGAGCCTTGCAGGAGGCCTTAGGGGCTTTCCGGGAGTACCAGCTGAAGCACCCGCAGTGGTTTGATGAGGAACTAGTGGAAGAATTGGAAGTTGAGGAGTAA
- the LOC127597593 gene encoding zinc finger protein 846-like, whose amino-acid sequence MCKVRILRALVVRRLTEAADEIFGLFERTITEYEEELCRSKEENERQRQLLDAFLRPSVQLQLEDVEQPTGMKEEFGSEQHEWQGNAGEQKTLEPCHIKVEDHWSNLEGENGNRTGDEVRSSHLHYRQSHDTKEPALLTSSLTAETAEDHSEASKPHIPSDLGADRMTSDSLDESLHRNVDSLGNRKKFQCGDCGKTYMSRASLKRHTMSHTGERPHRCSICGKNFTQRSDLVMHLRSHTGLKPFACTLCCWKFAKKSSLVLHMRRHTGEKPHWCSVCGKRFRHRSSLVEHSRVHIQGSVYSCSVCGAGFTGKRGLVAHRKTHSTEQALSCTLCGKKVSNASYLALHMRIHTGEKTHLEESHRLDEDQSKVRTTSMMSQPEKYI is encoded by the exons ATGTGTAAAGTCCGAATTCTGAGGGCTTTGGTGGTGAGGCGACTAACCGAGGCCGCTGACGAGATATTCGGGCTCTTTGAGAGGACCATAACGGAATACGAAGAGGAACTGTGTCGCTCCAAAGAGGAGAACGAACGACAGCGACAGCTGCTGGACGCATTTCTCAGGCCAAGTGTGCAACTACAATTGGAAG ATGTCGAGCAGCCTACGGGCATGAAAGAAGAGTTCGGCTCGGAGCAGCATGAATGGCAGGGCAATGCGGGAGAACAGAAAACACTGGAGCCCTGCCACATAAAAGTGGAAGATCACTGGTCCAACCTGGAGGGTGAAAATGGGAATAGGACAGGGGATGAAGTCAGGTCCTCGCACCTTCATTACAGACAAAGCCATGACACTAAAGAGCCGGCGCTCCTAACTAGCAGCTTGACTGCAGAAACCGCTGAAGACCACAGTGAAGCATCAAAGCCGCACATCCCCTCGGACTTAGGAGCTGACCGTATGACGTCCGACTCGTTGGATGAGAGTCTTCACCGCAACGTAGACTCCCTGGGTAACAGAAAGAAGTTTCAGTGCGGCGACTGTGGCAAGACTTACATGTCCAGGGCGAGCTTGAAAAGGCATACAATGAGCCACACTGGGGAGAGACCTCACAGGTGCTCAATATGCGGTAAGAATTTCACGCAACGTTCGGATTTAGTCATGCACTTACGCAGCCACACCGGATTGAAGCCTTTCGCCTGCACGCTCTGCTGTTGGAAGTTTGCCAAAAAGAGCAGTCTGGTGTTGCACATGAGGCGacacacgggggagaaacctCACTGGTGCTCGGTGTGCGGAAAACGATTCAGACACCGGTCCAGTCTAGTGGAACACTCTCGCGTTCACATCCAAGGGAGCGTTTACTCCTGCTCTGTGTGCGGCGCCGGATTCACCGGGAAACGCGGTTTGGTGGCGCACAGGAAAACGCACAGCACAGAGCAGGCCCTTTCTTGCACCCTTTGTGGAAAGAAAGTGTCAAACGCGAGCTACTTGGCGTTACACATGAGGATACACACCGGAGAGAAAACACACCTGGAAGAGTCTCACCGGCTTGATGAAGACCAATCGAAAGTGAGAACAACATCGATGATGTCACAGCCTGAGAAGTACATTTGA
- the LOC127597606 gene encoding troponin I, slow skeletal muscle-like, whose product MLLSESQEKRAEKERFLAECFPQPKTSDLSVQQLQELCKELHRKIDVTDEARYDIALKVDKNASEIESLRQKIASLKGVRRPSLKRVKKNTENLLGAYSDPSKLMKADFKANLKTVKKEDEKREEVIDWRKNVEAMSGMEGRKKLFNSGQ is encoded by the exons ATGCTTTTGTCTGAGAGCCAAGAGAAAAGAGCAGAGAAGGAAAGATTCCTCGCTGAATGTTTCCCTCAGCCAAAGACCTCAGACCTGTCAGTCCAACAACTCCAG GAACTGTGTAAAGAGCTACACAGAAAGATTGATGTCACAGATGAAGCTCGATATGATATTGCGTTGAAGGTGGACAAAAATGCAAGCGAG ATTGAGTCACTGAGACAGAAGATTGCCTCATTGAAGGGGGTCCGGCGTCCCAGCTTAAAGAGGGTgaagaaaaatacagaaaacttGCTGGGCGCATACTCCGACCCCTCCAAACTCATGAAGGCTGATTTCAAGGCCAACCTTAAGACAGTGAAGAAAGAAGACGAAAAA CGGGAAGAAGTGATTGACTGGCGTAAGAATGTGGAGGCCATGTCCGGCATGGAGGgcaggaagaagctgtttaactCTGGACAATAG